The following proteins come from a genomic window of Streptomyces sp. Sge12:
- a CDS encoding (deoxy)nucleoside triphosphate pyrophosphohydrolase, with protein MTVRVVVGGALCHEGRLLAARRSAPPELAGRWELPGGKAEPGESVPEALVRELREELGVETEPLERIPGEWPLRPGLVLHVWTARLLSGVPAPLEDHDELRWLGPEELESVDWLDQDRPAVAEAGRRLLRDGGRGSGGGA; from the coding sequence ATGACGGTACGAGTGGTCGTGGGCGGAGCCCTTTGTCATGAGGGGCGCCTGCTGGCCGCCCGCCGCAGCGCACCGCCCGAGCTCGCCGGACGCTGGGAGCTGCCCGGCGGCAAGGCCGAACCGGGTGAGTCCGTCCCCGAGGCGCTGGTGCGCGAACTGCGCGAGGAGCTCGGCGTGGAGACCGAGCCGCTGGAGCGGATCCCGGGGGAGTGGCCGCTGCGGCCCGGTCTCGTCCTGCACGTGTGGACCGCCCGGCTGCTCTCGGGGGTGCCCGCACCGCTGGAGGACCACGACGAGCTGCGCTGGCTCGGGCCGGAGGAGCTGGAGTCGGTGGACTGGCTCGACCAGGACCGGCCCGCCGTCGCCGAGGCCGGCCGCCGACTGCTCCGGGACGGCGGCCGTGGCAGTGGTGGGGGCGCGTGA
- a CDS encoding PspA/IM30 family protein, with translation MSKQTILGRVTQLAKANINALLDQAEDPQKMLDQLIRDYTNNISEAEQAVATTIGNLRMLEADHKEDVEAAAEWGGKALAASRKADELRAAGSAGDADRFDNLAKVALGRQIRSEKEAAVAEPTIAAQTSVVEKLKSGLGSMRDKLTELQSKRDELVARAKTAQAQNTMMDAVKNIDVLDPTSDLNRFEEKVRREEAMALGKQELAASSLDAQFEALDDLDRVSEVDARLAALKQGRAA, from the coding sequence ATGAGCAAGCAGACGATCCTCGGCCGCGTCACCCAGCTCGCCAAGGCCAACATCAACGCCCTGCTGGACCAGGCGGAGGACCCGCAGAAGATGCTGGACCAGCTGATCCGCGACTACACGAACAACATCTCGGAGGCGGAGCAGGCCGTCGCGACGACGATCGGCAACCTGCGGATGCTGGAGGCGGACCACAAGGAGGACGTGGAGGCGGCCGCCGAGTGGGGCGGCAAGGCCCTCGCGGCGAGCAGGAAGGCCGACGAGCTGCGGGCGGCGGGGTCGGCGGGGGACGCCGACAGGTTCGACAACCTCGCGAAGGTGGCGCTGGGCCGGCAGATCCGGTCGGAGAAGGAGGCCGCGGTGGCGGAGCCGACGATCGCCGCCCAGACGTCGGTCGTGGAGAAGCTCAAGTCGGGCCTGGGCTCGATGCGGGACAAGCTGACGGAGCTCCAGTCGAAGCGCGACGAGCTGGTGGCCCGGGCGAAGACGGCGCAGGCGCAGAACACGATGATGGACGCGGTGAAGAACATCGACGTCCTGGACCCGACCAGCGACCTGAACCGCTTCGAGGAGAAGGTCCGGCGCGAGGAGGCGATGGCGCTGGGCAAGCAGGAACTGGCGGCCTCCTCCCTGGACGCCCAGTTCGAGGCCCTGGACGACCTCGACAGGGTCTCGGAGGTCGACGCCCGGCTGGCCGCCCTCAAGCAGGGGCGCGCGGCCTGA
- a CDS encoding TPM domain-containing protein codes for MRGDKGQNTLPNVTPPRSRTQGRTAAALSVRAALAPATVLAGALLVLGGAATAGAPAARAEDPVTLSQQGQITDRVGALGDRQGAVTAALDKLYADRRIQLFVAYVRDFSGRSAQSWADATAQRNGLGQNDVLLAVATGARQYAYSADVDSGFTEQQLATVARTAIEPALKQNDWAGAAIGAANGYNAVLGGQPVPVPTITPGPADPGGKAGGESGAGDFVLPVVAVGAAGALAAYTYTRRKRKVAAGGGRGTTTGPGWPEGAPDRLPLPELDAGAKALLVDTDDAVRTSTEELGFAIAQFGEEATRPFVAAVEYAKDELTHAFRLRQQLDDAYPEDDATRRRMLDEIVARCTEANRRLDAESADFDRLRDLEKNAPQALATVEAHVGDLTGRTATARATLTALAGRYADSASAPVVSNAEQAEDRLLFATTNLGRARAALDAGENGTAAVHVRAAEGAVDQAATLVDAVERRAQELAEAAGKLPGALTETDTDLADARGLLTGTAEGTSTADLRGRIGRAEAVLADVRREEAAGRYDPIDALRRVEEADAALDEALAGARERESGRQRAVALLDQAVLAARSAIGAATDYITTTRGAVGSQARTRLAEAGRHLERAESVAQADPAGALAEAQRADMLARQAQELAEQDVRAYQDPYGGRRAGGGTGGAVLGGIILGEILRGGRGGGGFGGGFGGGGGGGFGGGGGGGSGPGSFGGGGTRGRMGGGGRF; via the coding sequence ATGCGGGGGGATAAAGGTCAAAATACCCTCCCAAATGTGACGCCGCCGAGGAGCAGGACGCAGGGACGCACCGCCGCCGCCCTATCCGTACGGGCCGCGCTCGCGCCTGCGACCGTCCTCGCCGGCGCGCTGCTGGTGCTCGGCGGCGCGGCCACCGCCGGGGCGCCGGCCGCACGGGCCGAGGATCCCGTCACCCTGTCGCAGCAGGGGCAGATCACCGACCGTGTCGGGGCGCTCGGGGACCGGCAGGGCGCCGTCACCGCCGCGCTCGACAAGCTGTACGCCGACCGGAGGATCCAGCTCTTCGTCGCCTACGTACGGGACTTCTCCGGGCGCTCCGCCCAGAGCTGGGCGGACGCCACCGCGCAGCGCAACGGCCTCGGCCAGAACGACGTCCTGCTGGCCGTGGCGACCGGGGCCCGTCAGTACGCCTATTCGGCCGATGTCGACTCCGGTTTCACCGAGCAGCAGCTCGCCACCGTGGCACGGACCGCGATCGAGCCCGCCCTGAAGCAGAACGACTGGGCGGGCGCCGCCATCGGTGCGGCCAACGGCTACAACGCCGTGCTCGGCGGGCAGCCCGTACCCGTACCCACCATCACCCCCGGTCCGGCGGATCCCGGCGGCAAGGCGGGCGGCGAGAGCGGGGCGGGTGACTTCGTGCTCCCGGTGGTCGCCGTCGGCGCGGCCGGGGCGCTCGCCGCGTACACGTACACCCGCCGCAAGCGGAAGGTCGCGGCCGGGGGCGGGCGCGGTACGACCACCGGGCCGGGCTGGCCGGAGGGAGCGCCGGACCGGCTCCCGCTGCCGGAGCTGGACGCCGGGGCCAAGGCCCTGCTGGTGGACACCGATGACGCGGTCCGCACCAGTACGGAGGAACTCGGTTTCGCCATCGCCCAGTTCGGCGAGGAGGCGACCCGCCCCTTCGTCGCGGCGGTGGAGTACGCCAAGGACGAGCTGACGCACGCCTTCCGGCTGCGCCAGCAGCTCGACGACGCCTACCCGGAGGACGACGCGACCCGGCGCCGGATGCTCGACGAGATCGTGGCCCGCTGCACGGAGGCCAACCGGCGGCTCGACGCCGAGTCGGCGGACTTCGACCGGCTGCGGGACCTGGAGAAGAACGCTCCGCAGGCCCTCGCCACCGTGGAGGCGCACGTCGGCGACCTGACCGGGCGCACCGCCACCGCCCGGGCCACCCTGACCGCCCTGGCGGGGCGGTACGCGGACTCCGCGTCCGCACCCGTCGTGTCCAACGCCGAACAGGCCGAGGACCGGCTGCTGTTCGCGACGACCAACCTGGGCCGGGCCCGCGCCGCACTCGACGCCGGAGAGAACGGCACGGCGGCCGTGCACGTACGGGCCGCCGAGGGTGCGGTCGACCAGGCGGCGACCCTGGTGGACGCGGTCGAGCGGCGGGCGCAGGAGCTGGCGGAGGCGGCCGGGAAACTGCCGGGCGCGCTGACCGAGACGGACACCGACCTCGCCGACGCCCGCGGGCTGCTCACCGGCACTGCCGAGGGCACCTCCACGGCCGACCTGCGCGGGCGGATCGGCCGGGCGGAGGCCGTACTCGCCGACGTACGGCGGGAGGAGGCGGCCGGCCGGTACGACCCGATCGATGCGCTGCGCCGGGTCGAGGAGGCCGACGCGGCCCTCGACGAGGCGCTGGCCGGGGCGCGGGAGCGGGAGTCGGGGCGGCAGCGGGCGGTGGCCCTGCTCGACCAGGCCGTGCTCGCGGCGCGCAGTGCGATCGGCGCGGCCACGGACTACATCACCACCACCCGGGGTGCGGTGGGCAGCCAGGCCCGCACCCGGCTGGCGGAGGCGGGCCGGCACCTGGAGCGGGCGGAGTCGGTGGCGCAGGCCGATCCGGCGGGGGCGCTGGCGGAGGCCCAGCGGGCGGACATGCTGGCGCGGCAGGCGCAGGAACTGGCGGAGCAGGACGTCCGCGCGTACCAGGACCCGTACGGGGGCCGGCGGGCCGGCGGCGGTACGGGCGGCGCGGTGCTCGGCGGGATCATCCTCGGCGAGATCCTGCGGGGCGGCCGGGGCGGCGGGGGCTTCGGCGGCGGCTTCGGGGGCGGCGGGGGCGGGGGCTTCGGGGGCGGTGGGGGCGGCGGGAGCGGCCCCGGCTCCTTCGGCGGCGGCGGAACCCGTGGCCGCATGGGCGGCGGCGGCCGCTTCTGA
- a CDS encoding succinate dehydrogenase/fumarate reductase iron-sulfur subunit translates to MSSYDASFRIWRGDAEGGELRDFTVEVHDGEVVLDIVHRLQATQASDLAVRWNCKAGKCGSCSAEVNGRPRLMCMTRMSTFERSETITVTPLRAFPVVRDLVTDVSFNYTKAREVPAFVPPEGVAPGAYRMQQVDVERSQEFRKCIECFLCQDTCHVVRDHEENKGAFAGPRFLMRVAELDMHPLDAAAEAGLDRKRSAQEEHGLGYCNITKCCTEVCPEGIRITDNALIPLKERAVDRKYDPLVWLGNKIGRRRD, encoded by the coding sequence ATGAGTTCGTACGACGCGAGCTTCCGGATCTGGCGGGGCGACGCGGAGGGCGGGGAACTGCGGGACTTCACGGTCGAGGTGCACGACGGGGAGGTGGTCCTGGACATCGTGCACCGGCTCCAGGCCACCCAGGCCTCGGACCTGGCCGTCCGCTGGAACTGCAAGGCGGGCAAGTGCGGCTCGTGCAGTGCGGAGGTCAACGGGCGGCCGCGGCTGATGTGCATGACGCGCATGTCCACCTTCGAGCGGTCCGAGACGATCACGGTCACCCCGCTGCGCGCCTTCCCGGTCGTCCGGGACCTGGTGACGGACGTGTCCTTCAACTACACGAAGGCGCGGGAGGTCCCGGCCTTCGTGCCTCCGGAGGGGGTGGCACCGGGCGCGTACCGGATGCAGCAGGTCGATGTGGAGCGCTCGCAGGAGTTCCGCAAGTGCATCGAGTGCTTCCTGTGCCAGGACACCTGTCATGTGGTGCGTGACCACGAGGAGAACAAGGGGGCCTTCGCCGGTCCGCGCTTCCTGATGCGGGTGGCGGAGCTGGACATGCACCCGCTGGACGCGGCGGCGGAGGCGGGCCTGGACCGCAAGCGCAGCGCGCAGGAGGAGCACGGGCTGGGCTACTGCAACATCACCAAGTGCTGCACGGAGGTCTGCCCCGAGGGCATCAGGATCACCGACAACGCGCTGATCCCGCTGAAGGAGCGGGCGGTGGACCGCAAGTACGACCCGCTGGTCTGGCTGGGCAACAAGATCGGCCGCCGGCGGGACTGA
- a CDS encoding ATP-binding protein: MIGVIDTDGECAEWAFPAEPGAVRTARHAVRGTLHAWGLESVGDVTVLLVSELVTNSLRYASGPIGVRLERRNPAADSASAGPALLVEVSDPLPDPPRERVADHDDEGGRGLHLVAVSSQRWGTRHGKSGKTVWFELALPGE; encoded by the coding sequence GTGATCGGCGTGATCGACACAGACGGTGAGTGCGCCGAGTGGGCCTTCCCCGCGGAGCCCGGTGCCGTCCGCACCGCCCGCCACGCCGTGCGCGGCACCCTGCACGCCTGGGGCCTGGAATCCGTCGGCGACGTGACCGTCCTGCTGGTCAGCGAGCTCGTCACCAACTCCCTGCGGTACGCCTCCGGCCCCATCGGCGTCCGCCTGGAACGGCGCAATCCGGCCGCCGACAGCGCCTCGGCCGGGCCCGCCCTCCTCGTGGAGGTTTCCGATCCGCTTCCGGATCCGCCCCGTGAACGGGTCGCGGACCACGACGACGAGGGGGGCCGTGGCCTGCACCTCGTCGCCGTCTCCTCACAGCGCTGGGGAACCCGCCACGGGAAGTCGGGCAAGACTGTGTGGTTCGAGTTGGCTCTTCCTGGTGAGTAA
- a CDS encoding DUF4190 domain-containing protein encodes MSTPPTPPPGPGHSWPPPSPWPGWGPQPGHGQHPPALNGFALASLLSGLLCFPPLGVAFGIAALVQISKRGDRGRAMAITGLVVSVLMTGALVLAAERVLAAVDDRVAPLSEYADVEGDLTDLSDLRPGDCFNVPGGDLIDERPVTYRIDCAQVHHGEVTASKVLETVDGPESADSDRDSEDACWKAQDEYAMDTWALPEYAEMFYYAPSRQSWHQGDRVLLCVIGTTDEEWRGSLRRDAGMLKPEQSAFLRAVNAVEFVMSRPPEDDVEDALPEYQAWARAVSAALGTEAKLLQGDVARAGLEKAAPAQLKEIEAARAEWQRAAQAKTAQEFDRQWDRALAAMSVETEKELRGAYGLSTVIPQWLQDGQDDLEEGDDGSLDGPSAESV; translated from the coding sequence GTGAGCACCCCGCCGACCCCTCCTCCCGGACCGGGCCACTCCTGGCCCCCGCCGTCCCCGTGGCCGGGCTGGGGTCCGCAGCCCGGCCACGGCCAGCATCCGCCCGCGCTCAACGGCTTCGCGCTCGCCTCGCTCCTCTCCGGGCTGCTGTGCTTCCCGCCGCTCGGCGTGGCCTTCGGCATCGCGGCGCTCGTGCAGATCTCGAAGAGGGGGGACCGGGGCAGGGCCATGGCGATCACCGGTCTGGTGGTCTCGGTGCTGATGACCGGTGCCCTGGTCCTCGCGGCGGAGCGGGTCCTCGCGGCCGTCGACGACCGGGTCGCCCCGCTGAGCGAGTACGCCGACGTCGAGGGCGACCTGACGGACCTGAGCGACCTGCGGCCGGGCGACTGCTTCAACGTTCCCGGCGGTGACCTGATCGACGAGCGGCCGGTGACCTACCGGATCGACTGCGCGCAGGTGCACCACGGTGAGGTCACCGCGTCGAAGGTGCTGGAGACGGTGGACGGACCCGAGTCGGCCGACTCCGACCGGGACTCCGAGGACGCGTGCTGGAAGGCCCAGGACGAGTATGCGATGGACACGTGGGCGCTCCCCGAGTACGCGGAGATGTTCTACTACGCGCCCTCGCGCCAGTCCTGGCACCAGGGGGACCGGGTGCTGCTCTGCGTGATCGGGACGACCGACGAGGAGTGGCGGGGCAGCCTGCGCCGGGACGCGGGGATGCTGAAGCCCGAGCAGTCGGCCTTCCTGCGGGCCGTCAACGCCGTCGAGTTCGTGATGAGCCGGCCCCCCGAGGACGACGTGGAGGACGCGCTGCCCGAGTACCAGGCGTGGGCGCGGGCGGTGAGCGCGGCGCTGGGCACCGAGGCCAAGCTCCTCCAGGGCGACGTGGCGCGGGCCGGGCTGGAGAAGGCGGCCCCGGCACAGCTCAAGGAGATCGAGGCGGCGCGCGCGGAGTGGCAGCGGGCCGCGCAGGCGAAGACGGCGCAGGAGTTCGACCGGCAGTGGGACCGGGCGCTCGCCGCGATGTCGGTGGAGACGGAGAAGGAACTGCGCGGTGCGTACGGGCTTTCGACGGTGATCCCGCAGTGGCTGCAGGACGGTCAGGACGACCTGGAGGAAGGGGACGACGGGTCCCTCGACGGCCCCTCGGCCGAGTCGGTGTGA
- a CDS encoding SpoIIE family protein phosphatase: MPAQAHQTDVPRETWHDALWHSSPPGSIYDYIKVASFSIGPDGFIDQWSLRAEELFGLTASQAVGRDPVDAFMPPELRPDAHRKVAEILDGKEWTGLIPFRIPGGNGAHGVAEIYVMPTQTATAERAALCVVVDVRALRRIESDLAASQAIFGQSPFGFLLFGTDLTVQRANRRFATVFGGAAEEHRGRTVHDYLPAHEADRMADALRRVLDTGESVTDLRITGATPGSRENRHWSINLYRVHGGSGRPIGVAGIGTDVTRRHLAAREAAGVRRNLALLNEAGHRIGNSLDLETTARELLDVTVPGFCDLAAVDLYQGLLLGDDDRPARPQGPGVPSLPGQGPARTPSAALRRVAFASAVSDAPLSGPGALVSVGDIHRYPAASPGALALRTARPRLIEGGGPEDLVQSTLVVPMVAHDTVVGLAQFSRTKGSEPFGERDRAVAVELAARAAVCIDNARLYRREHERALILQRSLLPPGDPEAAGLDIACRYLPGNAATEVGGDWFDVIELPGHRTALVVGDVMGRGLRAAVAMGELRTAVRTLALLDLEPAEVLTALDEIARGLGAPGGSQQASRAALHSRDADRSEVYLATCVYAVYDPVTRRCTIANAGHMPPVLVEPPDEAGVPRPALLLEVPPGMPLGVGGEPFEEVEVDLPEGALLALYTDGLVESRDHPLEEGLRGLREALADPVRPLEDVCDHVLNTLDTRHGEDDIALLMARVQGLPVDAVGDWQLPREARSVGRARELARAKLPAWGLEGLLDTTELLVSELVTNALRYGEGEIRLRLLLDRTLVCEVWDANLVQPRRRRARDTDEGGRGLQLVGLLSAGWGTRRTHRGKTVWFELPLPGAAAEAVAELSAEQLLSMYG, translated from the coding sequence ATACCTGCGCAGGCACATCAGACCGACGTGCCGCGAGAGACATGGCACGACGCCCTGTGGCACAGCAGTCCGCCTGGCTCGATATATGACTACATAAAGGTTGCTTCCTTCTCGATCGGACCCGACGGGTTCATCGACCAATGGAGTCTGCGCGCCGAGGAACTGTTCGGGCTGACGGCCTCCCAGGCCGTGGGACGCGACCCCGTCGACGCCTTCATGCCGCCCGAGCTGCGTCCCGACGCGCACCGCAAGGTCGCCGAGATCCTCGACGGCAAGGAATGGACGGGCCTGATCCCCTTCCGGATCCCGGGCGGGAACGGCGCGCACGGCGTGGCCGAGATCTATGTGATGCCCACTCAGACCGCGACCGCCGAGCGAGCCGCGCTGTGTGTCGTCGTGGACGTACGCGCCCTGCGGCGGATCGAATCCGATCTGGCGGCCTCACAGGCGATATTCGGCCAATCCCCCTTCGGCTTCCTGCTCTTCGGTACCGACCTCACCGTCCAGCGGGCCAACCGCCGGTTCGCCACCGTCTTCGGGGGCGCCGCCGAGGAGCACCGCGGCCGGACCGTGCACGACTACCTGCCCGCGCACGAGGCCGACCGGATGGCCGATGCCCTGCGCCGGGTACTCGACACCGGAGAGTCGGTGACCGATCTGCGGATCACCGGCGCCACCCCCGGCAGCCGGGAGAACCGCCACTGGTCCATCAACCTCTACCGCGTCCACGGCGGGAGCGGCCGCCCCATCGGCGTGGCCGGCATCGGCACCGACGTCACCCGCCGCCACCTCGCCGCCCGTGAGGCCGCCGGGGTCCGGCGCAACCTCGCCCTGCTCAACGAGGCCGGGCACCGCATCGGCAACTCCCTCGACCTGGAGACCACCGCCCGCGAACTCCTCGACGTCACCGTCCCCGGCTTCTGCGACCTGGCCGCCGTCGACCTCTACCAGGGCCTGCTGCTCGGCGACGACGACCGGCCCGCCCGACCACAGGGCCCGGGCGTGCCCAGCCTGCCCGGCCAGGGCCCGGCGCGGACTCCCTCGGCCGCCCTGCGCCGGGTGGCCTTCGCCTCCGCCGTCTCCGACGCCCCGCTGTCCGGTCCGGGCGCGCTGGTCTCCGTCGGCGACATCCACCGCTACCCGGCCGCGTCCCCGGGCGCCCTGGCCCTGCGTACGGCACGGCCGCGGCTGATCGAGGGCGGCGGACCGGAGGACCTCGTCCAGTCCACGCTGGTCGTGCCGATGGTCGCCCACGACACGGTGGTCGGGCTCGCGCAGTTCTCCCGCACCAAGGGCAGCGAACCCTTCGGCGAACGCGACCGGGCGGTGGCCGTGGAACTGGCCGCACGCGCCGCCGTGTGCATAGACAACGCACGCCTGTACCGGCGCGAACACGAGCGGGCGCTGATCCTCCAGCGCAGCCTGCTGCCCCCCGGCGACCCGGAGGCGGCCGGCCTGGACATCGCCTGCCGGTACCTGCCGGGCAACGCCGCCACCGAGGTCGGCGGCGACTGGTTCGACGTCATCGAGCTGCCCGGGCACCGTACGGCGCTCGTCGTCGGCGACGTCATGGGCCGCGGACTGCGGGCCGCCGTCGCCATGGGCGAACTGCGGACCGCCGTACGGACCCTCGCGCTGCTCGACCTCGAACCGGCGGAGGTACTGACCGCACTCGACGAGATCGCCCGCGGGCTCGGCGCCCCCGGCGGCTCCCAGCAGGCCTCCCGGGCGGCCCTGCACTCGCGGGACGCGGACCGCTCCGAGGTCTACCTCGCCACCTGCGTGTACGCCGTCTACGACCCGGTCACGCGGCGCTGCACGATCGCCAACGCGGGCCACATGCCGCCCGTCCTGGTCGAACCCCCGGACGAGGCCGGCGTACCGCGGCCCGCACTGCTCCTGGAGGTACCGCCCGGGATGCCGCTGGGCGTCGGCGGCGAACCCTTCGAGGAGGTCGAGGTCGACCTGCCGGAGGGCGCCCTGCTGGCCCTCTACACGGACGGGCTCGTCGAGTCCCGCGACCATCCCCTGGAGGAGGGCCTGCGGGGGCTGCGCGAGGCCCTCGCGGATCCGGTCCGCCCACTGGAGGACGTCTGCGACCACGTGCTGAACACCCTCGACACCCGGCACGGCGAGGACGACATCGCCCTGCTCATGGCACGGGTCCAGGGCCTGCCGGTGGACGCGGTCGGCGACTGGCAACTGCCGCGCGAGGCCCGCTCGGTGGGCCGCGCCCGGGAACTGGCCCGGGCCAAGCTCCCGGCCTGGGGCCTGGAGGGCCTGCTCGACACGACCGAACTGCTGGTCAGCGAACTGGTCACCAACGCCCTGCGGTACGGCGAGGGCGAGATCCGGCTGCGGCTGCTGCTGGACCGCACGCTGGTCTGCGAGGTCTGGGACGCGAACCTGGTCCAGCCCCGCCGCCGGCGGGCCCGGGACACGGACGAGGGCGGCCGCGGCCTCCAGCTCGTCGGCCTGCTCTCGGCGGGCTGGGGCACCCGGCGCACCCACCGCGGCAAGACCGTGTGGTTCGAACTGCCGCTGCCCGGCGCGGCGGCCGAGGCCGTCGCCGAACTGTCGGCGGAGCAGCTGCTGAGCATGTACGGCTGA
- a CDS encoding SPOR domain-containing protein, translating to MNDSGALLPWLVIREDDNGNRYRVGRYATRAEAQKVADSLDDRGHKQLYWVERMGRTATMN from the coding sequence ATGAACGACAGCGGTGCCCTGCTTCCGTGGCTGGTCATACGTGAGGACGACAACGGCAACCGCTACCGGGTGGGCCGGTACGCCACCCGGGCCGAGGCCCAGAAGGTCGCCGACAGCCTCGACGACCGAGGACACAAGCAGCTCTACTGGGTCGAGCGGATGGGTCGGACCGCCACGATGAACTGA
- a CDS encoding GntR family transcriptional regulator, with protein sequence MTFGEQPAYLRVAGDLRRKIVDGSLPPHARLPSQARIREEYGVSDTVALEARKVLMAEGLVEGRSGSGTYVREQPVPRRVARAGYRTGGASTPFRQEQADAGARGTWESSSEQTGAPTEIAKRLGIEPGERVMRTRYVFRDAGEAMMLSTSWEPLAVTGRTPVMLPEEGPLGGSGVVDRMAAIDVVVDNVVEEVGARPGLAEEIMLLGGVPGHVVLVIGRTYYASGRAVETADVVVPADRYRLAYHLPVR encoded by the coding sequence GTGACTTTCGGTGAGCAGCCGGCCTATCTGCGCGTGGCCGGGGACCTGCGACGGAAGATCGTCGACGGTTCTCTGCCCCCGCACGCCCGGCTCCCCTCTCAGGCACGCATCCGCGAGGAGTACGGGGTCTCCGACACCGTGGCTCTGGAGGCGCGCAAGGTCCTCATGGCGGAGGGGCTGGTCGAGGGCCGGTCCGGATCCGGCACATACGTACGGGAACAGCCGGTCCCGCGGCGGGTCGCCCGCGCCGGGTACCGCACGGGCGGCGCCTCGACGCCGTTCCGGCAGGAACAGGCCGACGCGGGCGCGCGCGGCACCTGGGAGTCGAGCAGCGAGCAGACGGGCGCGCCCACGGAGATCGCCAAGCGGCTCGGCATCGAGCCGGGCGAACGGGTCATGCGCACGCGGTACGTCTTCCGGGACGCGGGGGAGGCCATGATGCTCTCCACCTCCTGGGAGCCGCTCGCCGTGACCGGCCGGACCCCCGTGATGCTGCCGGAGGAAGGGCCGCTGGGCGGCTCCGGCGTGGTCGACCGGATGGCCGCGATCGACGTCGTCGTGGACAACGTGGTGGAGGAGGTCGGCGCGCGGCCCGGACTGGCGGAGGAGATCATGCTCCTCGGCGGGGTCCCGGGGCACGTGGTGCTGGTGATCGGCCGCACCTACTACGCGTCCGGCCGGGCCGTGGAGACGGCCGACGTGGTGGTCCCGGCGGACCGGTACCGCCTCGCGTACCACCTTCCGGTGCGGTAG